A window of the Glaciimonas sp. CA11.2 genome harbors these coding sequences:
- a CDS encoding baseplate assembly protein translates to MSTSAIDLSRLPVPNIVEALDFETILAEQLDDLIVRDATFDGLQESDPAMKVLQVTAYRELHIRQRVNEAARALMLAYAMDSDLDHLGALMDVPRLVVTPADPDKGTDAVMESNADLRKRIQLAPHGFSVAGPEGAYIFHALGADGRVLDASATSPSPGQVIVTILSREGDGSASQALLAIVAARLGADNVRPLTDYVLVESVEIVRYQVRATLFTFPGPDATVVLLEAQKRMAQYVIDTHRIGRVPTLSGIYAALHVDGVERVELTSPTTDLPVTRRQAPFCDDIVIDYGGVHE, encoded by the coding sequence ATGAGTACCTCGGCGATTGACCTCTCGCGCTTACCGGTACCGAACATCGTCGAAGCGCTGGACTTCGAGACTATACTCGCTGAACAGCTGGATGACCTGATCGTTCGGGACGCGACCTTCGACGGCTTGCAGGAATCCGATCCGGCCATGAAGGTTTTACAAGTCACGGCTTACCGCGAATTACACATACGCCAGCGCGTCAACGAAGCGGCCCGCGCCCTGATGCTGGCGTATGCAATGGATAGCGATCTGGATCACCTGGGCGCATTGATGGACGTGCCGCGTCTGGTCGTCACGCCTGCCGATCCCGACAAGGGAACCGATGCGGTGATGGAATCGAATGCAGATTTGCGCAAGCGTATCCAGCTGGCTCCGCACGGCTTCTCGGTCGCCGGTCCGGAAGGCGCATATATCTTTCATGCACTCGGTGCCGATGGTCGCGTGCTCGATGCGTCTGCGACCAGTCCGTCGCCCGGTCAAGTGATCGTGACGATCCTGTCACGCGAAGGTGACGGGTCCGCGTCACAAGCCTTGCTCGCTATCGTGGCGGCCCGACTCGGAGCGGACAACGTGCGCCCGCTGACCGATTACGTCCTGGTCGAATCGGTCGAGATTGTGCGCTATCAGGTTCGCGCCACCTTGTTTACGTTTCCCGGTCCGGATGCGACCGTCGTCCTCCTGGAAGCACAGAAGCGCATGGCGCAATACGTGATCGATACCCACCGCATCGGACGCGTGCCGACCTTGTCAGGCATCTATGCCGCCTTACACGTCGACGGCGTCGAACGCGTGGAGTTGACATCGCCCACCACGGACCTCCCGGTGACGCGCCGTCAGGCACCGTTCTGTGACGATATCGTCATCGATTATGGCGGTGTGCATGAATAA
- the lysC gene encoding Rz1-like lysis system protein LysC (LysC is an Rz1-like component of a phage lytic system, substantially overlapping although not fully embedded in the gene for the Rz-like LysB component.), which yields MTSPFALGLLLLCLTLLPGCASVPPSSVPTLIVTGCPPVTRCQLPATAPTTNGALHLALERTEAAWAMCAAQVDMIVACQ from the coding sequence ATGACCTCTCCATTCGCCCTTGGGCTGTTGCTCCTTTGCCTGACGCTATTGCCGGGCTGCGCCAGCGTCCCTCCCTCATCGGTGCCGACGCTTATCGTCACTGGCTGTCCGCCAGTCACCCGCTGCCAATTACCAGCAACAGCCCCGACCACTAACGGCGCGTTGCACCTTGCGCTCGAACGCACCGAGGCCGCGTGGGCCATGTGTGCCGCCCAGGTCGACATGATCGTTGCATGCCAATAG
- a CDS encoding phage holin family protein has protein sequence MIDTAQQVVTAIAFCCYLAACGQLLCYRRGLANYRIHLSSLAWLLIALTGSCALDILLGDAPVSLAQAGLAFTLCIIVCRARGNVAHLLKDPYGYLE, from the coding sequence ATGATTGATACCGCGCAACAAGTCGTGACTGCTATCGCCTTTTGCTGTTATCTCGCAGCGTGCGGGCAACTACTGTGCTATCGGCGCGGTCTGGCGAACTACCGGATCCACCTGTCGTCGCTGGCGTGGTTGCTCATTGCCCTGACCGGTAGTTGTGCCCTGGATATTCTGCTCGGGGACGCACCGGTGTCGCTGGCGCAAGCCGGACTGGCTTTTACCTTATGCATCATCGTATGCCGTGCCAGGGGCAATGTCGCCCACCTTTTGAAAGATCCATATGGCTATCTCGAGTGA
- the gpM gene encoding phage terminase small subunit, which yields MGDLSPALRHKARALAAKAAANAPEGHLTAGSAYELMLYKLAEDRRRLKQIQSVKQKIALKAEILPEYQDWIDGVLSAGKGAQDDVLTTLLVWHIDVGDYAQALRIAAYAITHALTLPDQYNRDIPTMLMDEFAEAMLSGQMTPAIGRTILPLVITLTESRDAPDQARAKLHKGLAYALLDKSAIAADNVADAAPAAIHLALPHLTRALALDSRVGVKKDIERLTCRLKKTTATLAKGKA from the coding sequence ATGGGCGACCTTTCTCCCGCATTGCGGCACAAGGCACGGGCGTTGGCCGCGAAAGCCGCAGCGAACGCCCCGGAAGGGCACCTGACCGCAGGCAGCGCCTACGAGCTGATGCTCTACAAGCTGGCCGAGGACCGTCGACGCTTAAAGCAGATCCAGTCCGTGAAACAAAAGATCGCGCTGAAAGCAGAAATCCTGCCCGAGTACCAGGACTGGATCGACGGGGTGTTGAGCGCGGGGAAAGGCGCACAGGATGACGTGCTGACCACCTTGTTAGTCTGGCACATCGATGTCGGCGACTATGCGCAGGCGTTACGCATTGCCGCCTATGCGATCACCCATGCGCTGACCTTACCGGATCAGTACAACCGCGATATTCCGACCATGCTGATGGACGAGTTTGCGGAAGCCATGTTGTCGGGCCAGATGACACCCGCAATTGGTCGCACGATCTTACCTTTGGTTATTACGCTCACCGAAAGCCGGGACGCACCGGATCAGGCGCGGGCCAAATTGCATAAAGGACTGGCCTATGCGCTGCTGGACAAAAGTGCCATCGCCGCCGATAACGTCGCCGATGCCGCACCAGCGGCGATCCATCTGGCCTTGCCGCACCTGACCCGCGCCCTCGCACTTGACAGCCGAGTCGGCGTTAAAAAAGATATTGAACGCCTGACCTGTCGTCTCAAAAAGACCACCGCCACACTGGCAAAGGGTAAGGCGTAA
- a CDS encoding phage tail protein, translated as MMLKPTSLQNHLIAANPDLRQNPDKLLVFADEGNVVATGSGSLSFEYRYKLNIILTDYSGDPDAIIVPLLAWIALHQSDLLNNPTLRQTGIGFDVDFNNHETIDLSLKLDLTERVIVKREGGRLAIRHPPEAQPTPDYSDDFWALYQGESLLAEWHTPVQLA; from the coding sequence ATGATGCTCAAGCCCACTAGCCTACAAAACCATCTGATCGCGGCCAATCCGGATTTGCGTCAGAACCCCGACAAGCTGCTGGTATTCGCCGACGAGGGTAATGTGGTCGCTACCGGATCCGGATCGCTATCGTTTGAATACCGTTACAAGCTCAACATCATCCTCACCGACTACAGCGGCGATCCGGACGCGATCATAGTGCCGTTGCTGGCATGGATTGCGCTGCATCAAAGTGATTTACTGAATAATCCGACGTTACGACAAACCGGTATCGGCTTTGACGTGGATTTTAATAATCATGAAACGATTGATCTGTCGCTCAAGCTGGACCTGACCGAACGCGTCATCGTCAAACGCGAAGGTGGCAGGCTCGCTATCCGCCATCCACCCGAGGCACAACCCACGCCCGACTACAGCGACGACTTCTGGGCCTTGTACCAGGGCGAGTCGTTACTCGCTGAATGGCACACGCCTGTTCAACTGGCATGA
- a CDS encoding GPW/gp25 family protein: MSGMDRSTGRALTGLAHIRQSLADILTTPIGSRVMRRGYGSEVPDLIDQPLHGATTLRLYAATAHAVRLWEPRINLTGLQLQRDADGKATLLLDGVAAEQSVQLTVPVSQGGV; encoded by the coding sequence ATGAGCGGCATGGATCGCAGCACTGGCCGTGCATTAACCGGCCTCGCGCATATCCGTCAGTCGCTGGCCGATATTCTGACCACGCCGATAGGATCCCGCGTGATGCGTCGTGGTTATGGATCGGAAGTGCCGGACCTGATCGATCAGCCGCTGCATGGCGCCACGACCTTACGCCTCTATGCGGCCACCGCCCATGCGGTGCGCCTGTGGGAACCCCGCATTAATTTAACCGGCTTACAACTACAGCGCGACGCCGATGGCAAAGCGACCCTGCTGCTCGATGGCGTGGCCGCTGAACAAAGTGTGCAACTGACGGTGCCGGTTAGTCAGGGTGGCGTATGA
- a CDS encoding phage virion morphogenesis protein gives MNNDLQTIEEWAGALLLKLAPAQRRAVNKKVAQDLRRSQVKRIASQQTPDGEAYTARKQRKNLRGKSGRIKRQKAAMFAKIRKQKSLTIQQDENQLSVGFFGRVARIARVHQEGLTDKVSKKGPEVRYAARPLLGFSVADQTLIRDALLHYISNV, from the coding sequence ATGAACAACGACTTGCAGACGATTGAAGAATGGGCTGGTGCGCTGTTATTAAAACTTGCGCCCGCCCAGCGCCGCGCCGTCAATAAAAAAGTCGCGCAGGATTTACGCCGTAGCCAGGTCAAACGCATTGCCAGCCAACAAACACCGGATGGCGAGGCCTATACGGCGCGCAAACAACGCAAGAACCTACGCGGCAAAAGCGGTCGCATCAAACGCCAAAAGGCCGCGATGTTTGCGAAGATACGCAAACAAAAAAGCCTCACAATTCAGCAGGATGAAAATCAGCTATCGGTCGGTTTCTTTGGACGCGTGGCGCGCATTGCACGGGTGCATCAGGAGGGACTGACGGACAAGGTATCAAAGAAAGGGCCGGAAGTCCGCTATGCGGCCCGGCCGTTGCTGGGGTTTAGTGTTGCCGATCAGACCTTAATCCGCGATGCACTTCTTCACTATATTTCTAATGTATAA
- a CDS encoding Com family DNA-binding transcriptional regulator, which yields MNTIRCGHCARNLGEGEYISLAIKCPRCGTLNHFTIPLLESHALRTSMPASIRQRIPVWMPHRSFRGWAANAD from the coding sequence ATGAACACGATTCGATGCGGGCATTGTGCTCGCAATCTCGGTGAGGGAGAGTATATTTCCCTTGCCATTAAATGTCCGCGTTGCGGCACGTTAAACCACTTTACGATCCCCCTCCTTGAGAGCCACGCGCTCCGTACCAGCATGCCAGCGAGCATCCGACAAAGAATCCCCGTATGGATGCCACACCGATCATTCCGTGGCTGGGCGGCAAACGCCGACTAG
- a CDS encoding D-Ala-D-Ala carboxypeptidase family metallohydrolase, translating into MAISSDHSADHLTEHFALTEFVHSDTARTLGIDNTPPPAITVNLRRLAKFDELVRLELGGAAMRISSGFRCSSLNRAVGGARNSAHLDGLANDFTAVEFGTPMAICHKLEHSYLQFDQLIYERAGSAIWVHLGIAAEGVTPRRQVLTIDHKGTRAGLWN; encoded by the coding sequence ATGGCTATCTCGAGTGACCACTCCGCTGACCACCTCACTGAACACTTTGCGCTGACAGAATTCGTGCACAGCGACACCGCCCGCACCCTCGGCATCGATAACACACCGCCACCAGCCATCACCGTGAACCTACGGCGTCTGGCCAAGTTTGATGAACTGGTCCGGCTCGAACTGGGCGGTGCAGCGATGCGCATTTCGAGCGGGTTTCGTTGTTCCTCATTGAACCGGGCGGTCGGCGGCGCACGCAACAGTGCGCACCTCGACGGGCTGGCGAATGATTTTACGGCAGTCGAATTCGGCACACCGATGGCGATCTGTCACAAGCTCGAACACTCCTATTTACAGTTCGATCAACTTATCTACGAACGCGCCGGGTCCGCAATCTGGGTACATCTGGGTATTGCGGCCGAAGGGGTGACACCACGGCGTCAGGTATTGACCATCGATCACAAAGGGACGAGGGCCGGGTTATGGAACTGA
- a CDS encoding head completion/stabilization protein gives MPLTTNETTDPTIVENDGWFPAIDLHHMRDAMRLDGTVTTPRLVQAVAEAILYVNGELDAWQDEQLENGFSTLEVVPAKKINRESKLLIHYRRAVYSIAKADLLEKYRDYDTTASSMADKKSMGYLDDGPGEQRRNAHWAIADILQRHHLTVELI, from the coding sequence ATGCCCTTGACCACCAACGAGACCACGGATCCGACTATCGTCGAAAACGACGGATGGTTTCCGGCTATCGATCTGCATCACATGCGGGACGCGATGCGGCTCGACGGCACGGTCACCACGCCGCGCTTAGTCCAGGCCGTGGCCGAAGCGATCCTATACGTGAATGGTGAACTGGACGCATGGCAGGACGAACAGCTAGAGAACGGCTTCAGCACCTTGGAAGTTGTCCCCGCTAAAAAGATCAACCGTGAAAGTAAGTTATTGATTCATTACCGGCGTGCCGTCTACAGCATCGCCAAAGCCGACCTATTGGAAAAATACCGAGATTACGACACCACCGCGTCATCCATGGCCGACAAGAAATCCATGGGGTATTTGGACGACGGTCCCGGTGAACAACGGCGTAACGCGCACTGGGCGATTGCCGACATCTTGCAACGGCATCATTTAACGGTCGAGTTGATTTAA
- a CDS encoding tail protein X, with protein MLVRAQQYDTLDLLCWRHLGATASVVEAVLEMNPGLADGGPFIAHGRLITLPEPAATATPPRQTISLWD; from the coding sequence ATGCTGGTCCGCGCTCAACAATACGACACGCTTGATTTGCTGTGCTGGCGGCATCTGGGCGCAACCGCCAGCGTGGTCGAAGCCGTGCTGGAAATGAATCCCGGTCTGGCCGACGGCGGACCGTTTATTGCCCACGGTCGGCTCATCACCTTACCGGAACCTGCTGCTACCGCCACACCTCCCCGCCAGACCATTAGTCTGTGGGATTAA
- a CDS encoding putative holin, whose amino-acid sequence MAEPGSTSLFITTAAGIGLSSIFPGIDGNALIGAFAGATLVAITSKNLPLLQRLVYMVISLAIGYLAAPEVMNNTPLKQSGVAAFLASAAVIALTLHGIDLIKSIALPEWLRKGKRHD is encoded by the coding sequence ATGGCCGAACCTGGCAGCACCTCGTTATTCATCACCACCGCCGCAGGCATCGGTCTGTCCTCGATCTTTCCGGGGATCGATGGCAATGCCTTGATCGGTGCCTTTGCCGGTGCGACTTTGGTGGCTATTACAAGCAAGAATTTGCCGCTGTTGCAGCGACTGGTCTACATGGTCATTTCGCTGGCCATTGGTTATCTGGCCGCGCCGGAAGTCATGAACAACACACCACTCAAACAATCCGGTGTGGCTGCTTTTTTAGCCTCGGCAGCGGTGATCGCGCTGACCTTGCACGGTATTGATTTAATCAAATCCATTGCCTTACCGGAATGGTTGCGCAAGGGGAAACGCCATGATTGA
- a CDS encoding phage tail protein I has product MNKHIPLPYRSLLPPNTTPQERALEAASARISAVPVPLRTLCQPGTCPIDLLPWLAWQLSVDSWKPYWSEEVRRARVRSAMTIHRQKGTTQSVKDVVAAFGGAILLNEWWQQSPKGEPHTFDLLMTLSGAGGASATAAFVDDVIAEVNRTKPVRSHFTFTQGLNTFAAIAVVTALRPVIYARLHLTEAP; this is encoded by the coding sequence ATGAATAAGCACATTCCACTGCCGTATCGATCATTACTGCCACCCAACACCACGCCACAAGAACGCGCGCTAGAAGCGGCCAGCGCCCGCATCTCTGCCGTTCCGGTACCGCTACGCACATTGTGTCAACCCGGCACGTGTCCCATCGATTTGTTACCGTGGCTGGCGTGGCAATTATCGGTCGATAGCTGGAAACCGTACTGGAGCGAAGAAGTCCGGCGCGCCCGCGTACGCAGCGCCATGACAATCCACCGCCAGAAAGGCACTACCCAATCGGTCAAAGACGTAGTCGCCGCGTTTGGTGGCGCGATCCTGCTTAACGAATGGTGGCAACAATCGCCCAAGGGTGAACCGCATACCTTTGATTTATTGATGACATTGAGTGGCGCAGGCGGCGCATCCGCGACCGCTGCCTTTGTCGACGACGTCATCGCCGAAGTCAACCGGACCAAGCCGGTGCGCAGTCATTTTACGTTCACCCAAGGGTTGAATACCTTTGCTGCGATTGCAGTCGTCACCGCGCTGCGTCCTGTGATCTACGCCCGACTACACCTTACGGAAGCACCCTAA
- a CDS encoding terminase ATPase subunit family protein yields the protein MSETTPFTAAETDPKTDPRRLAKFLYWQGWQISAVAAYLTLKRSTVESWKQRDGWDSAPVLEKVEAALDARLVQLIAKDGKSGGDFKEIDLLMRQVVQTARVRRYEAPGGNEVDLNPKLANRNAGPKKKPIRNEFSDEQRIQLLDAFQDSLFDYQKVWHRNSDQRTRVILKSRQIGATWYFAREALADAIETGRNQIFLSASKAQAHVFKQYIIQFAKDAAGVELSGDPIVLPNGAHLYFLGTNARTAQGYHGNFYFDEFFWTHNFAELNKVASGMALHKQWRKTYFSTPSSITHQAYPFWSGDGFNKRRAVANQIAIDLSHKRLAAGFTGEDKIWRQIVTILDAERGGCNLFDIDELRNFEYSSDQFENLLMCNFIDDTQSIFPLMELQRCMVDTWVEWSDFKVFATRPFGNRPVWIGYDPSLTGDSAGCVVLAPPLVAGGKFRILERHQWRDMDFEAQAEAIRHMTLRYNVEYIGIDTTGMGIGVFPLVRQFFPAATAITYSVEVKTRMVLKAKNIISKARLEFDAGSIDIAQAFMAIHKTLTASGRQATYEASRTDATGHADLAWACMHALDHEPFEGGHSNTQSFMEIYTS from the coding sequence ATGTCAGAAACCACCCCTTTCACTGCCGCTGAAACTGATCCCAAAACGGATCCGCGCCGACTCGCCAAATTTTTATATTGGCAGGGATGGCAAATTTCGGCCGTCGCCGCTTATCTGACACTGAAACGTTCCACCGTCGAAAGCTGGAAGCAGCGCGATGGCTGGGACAGCGCGCCCGTATTGGAAAAAGTGGAGGCAGCACTGGACGCCCGCTTGGTCCAGTTGATCGCTAAAGACGGCAAATCCGGCGGTGATTTTAAAGAGATCGATTTGCTGATGCGTCAGGTGGTACAGACCGCCCGCGTGCGTCGCTATGAAGCACCCGGCGGCAATGAAGTGGATCTCAATCCGAAGCTGGCCAACCGCAACGCAGGACCCAAGAAAAAGCCGATCCGCAATGAATTCAGCGACGAACAGCGCATCCAGTTGCTGGACGCCTTTCAGGATTCCCTGTTTGATTATCAAAAGGTCTGGCACCGCAACAGTGACCAGCGTACGCGGGTGATTCTCAAATCGCGGCAGATCGGCGCGACCTGGTATTTTGCCCGCGAGGCGCTGGCCGATGCGATTGAAACCGGGCGTAATCAGATTTTTTTATCCGCCTCCAAAGCACAGGCCCATGTCTTTAAGCAATACATTATTCAATTCGCCAAGGACGCCGCCGGGGTGGAGTTGAGTGGTGACCCGATTGTGTTACCGAACGGCGCGCACCTGTATTTCCTCGGCACCAATGCGCGCACCGCGCAGGGCTATCATGGCAACTTTTATTTCGATGAATTTTTCTGGACGCATAACTTTGCCGAGTTGAACAAAGTCGCCTCCGGCATGGCGCTGCATAAGCAATGGCGCAAGACCTACTTTTCGACACCGTCGTCGATTACCCATCAGGCCTATCCGTTCTGGAGCGGCGACGGGTTCAATAAACGCCGCGCTGTGGCCAATCAGATCGCCATCGATCTGTCGCACAAACGCCTCGCAGCCGGCTTCACTGGCGAGGACAAAATCTGGCGCCAGATCGTCACCATTCTGGACGCCGAGCGCGGTGGCTGCAATCTATTCGATATCGACGAATTGCGTAATTTCGAATACAGCTCGGACCAGTTCGAAAACCTGCTGATGTGTAATTTTATCGACGACACCCAGTCGATTTTTCCGCTGATGGAGTTGCAGCGCTGCATGGTCGATACCTGGGTCGAGTGGTCCGACTTTAAGGTGTTTGCGACACGGCCCTTCGGCAACCGGCCAGTCTGGATCGGTTACGACCCGTCATTGACCGGCGACAGTGCAGGGTGCGTAGTGCTGGCCCCACCCTTGGTTGCTGGTGGCAAGTTTCGCATCCTGGAGCGCCATCAGTGGCGTGATATGGATTTTGAAGCACAGGCCGAAGCCATCCGGCACATGACGCTCCGTTATAACGTGGAATACATCGGCATCGATACCACCGGCATGGGGATAGGCGTCTTTCCGCTGGTGCGCCAGTTTTTCCCTGCCGCCACCGCCATTACCTATTCGGTCGAAGTGAAGACCCGCATGGTCCTGAAAGCCAAAAACATTATCAGCAAAGCCCGGCTCGAATTCGACGCCGGATCGATCGATATCGCGCAGGCCTTTATGGCGATCCATAAAACGCTCACCGCCAGCGGTCGGCAAGCCACCTACGAAGCAAGTCGCACCGATGCCACCGGCCATGCCGATCTGGCGTGGGCGTGTATGCATGCACTTGACCACGAGCCGTTTGAAGGCGGTCATTCCAATACCCAATCCTTTATGGAGATTTATACCTCATGA
- a CDS encoding phage baseplate assembly protein V, which translates to MHSETQHGTMHRMTADLSEILRLLLNLIRLGTIAEIDHDAHHVRVQSGNNLTDWRPWATTRAGDAQTWWPPSLGEQVVLLSPEGSFDHAIILPAVYSDQHAPPSTNPDHHTTRYRDGALIQYDSAAHTLSATLPDGTSVTVTPGKVTSNADDTVCTGNLTVLKNLIVTGMSSLNSGMAVTPGAGGGAAAVINGTLTATDDVVAGNISLINHPHGGIERGGDVSDGPQ; encoded by the coding sequence ATGCATTCCGAAACGCAACACGGCACCATGCATCGCATGACTGCCGACCTCTCCGAAATCCTCCGCTTACTCCTGAACCTGATCCGTCTTGGCACCATTGCCGAGATCGATCACGACGCCCACCACGTGCGGGTCCAGAGTGGCAACAATCTGACCGACTGGCGACCATGGGCGACGACCCGCGCCGGCGATGCACAAACATGGTGGCCACCGTCGTTAGGCGAACAGGTGGTGTTGCTCTCACCGGAAGGGAGCTTTGATCACGCTATTATTTTGCCTGCGGTGTACTCCGATCAGCATGCGCCACCGTCGACGAACCCTGACCATCACACCACACGCTATCGCGATGGCGCACTGATCCAGTACGACAGCGCCGCCCATACCTTAAGCGCCACATTACCGGATGGCACCAGCGTGACCGTCACACCCGGCAAAGTCACCTCCAACGCGGACGACACGGTCTGCACGGGCAATCTCACCGTTTTAAAAAATCTAATTGTGACCGGCATGAGTTCACTAAACAGCGGCATGGCGGTCACCCCCGGCGCGGGTGGTGGTGCGGCAGCCGTGATCAACGGTACATTGACCGCGACCGACGACGTAGTGGCGGGAAACATCAGTCTGATAAACCACCCGCACGGCGGCATTGAGCGCGGTGGTGACGTGTCGGACGGTCCGCAATGA
- a CDS encoding GPO family capsid scaffolding protein, protein MPTKSTFFRVAIEGATTDGREITRQQIAQMAKTFNPDKYGARIWMEHIRSALPDSPFRAYGDVTAVKAEEIQLDGVTKLALFAQIDPTPSLVAMSKERQKIYTSIEINPTFAGSNEAYLVGLGITDSPASLGTSVLTFASTSAINLFAERKQHADNVFSEAVEVTLEFEEIANPVPSKFTTTINNILKRFTQKENGDDARFNDVSDALEAVALHASDTAQSFTTQFAAAQKQITALQEELTVTTAAFNTFKQQMESQDGDSSKRPAATGGHGMEQTEF, encoded by the coding sequence ATGCCTACTAAATCCACATTTTTCCGTGTCGCCATCGAAGGTGCCACCACCGACGGGCGCGAGATCACGCGCCAGCAAATTGCGCAAATGGCGAAGACCTTTAATCCCGACAAATACGGAGCACGGATCTGGATGGAGCATATTCGCAGTGCGCTGCCCGACAGTCCGTTCCGTGCCTACGGTGACGTGACCGCCGTCAAAGCCGAAGAAATTCAACTCGATGGCGTGACCAAACTGGCGCTGTTCGCGCAGATTGACCCGACTCCGTCGCTGGTGGCCATGAGCAAAGAACGGCAAAAGATTTACACCAGCATTGAGATCAATCCCACGTTTGCTGGCAGCAATGAGGCTTATCTGGTGGGTCTTGGCATCACCGACAGCCCGGCCAGTCTCGGGACCAGCGTCCTGACGTTCGCTTCCACCAGCGCCATTAACCTGTTCGCAGAACGCAAACAACATGCCGATAACGTATTTTCTGAAGCGGTCGAAGTCACGCTGGAGTTTGAAGAGATCGCCAATCCGGTACCCAGTAAATTTACGACGACCATCAACAATATCCTGAAACGTTTTACCCAAAAAGAAAACGGCGACGATGCCCGTTTTAACGATGTCAGCGACGCGTTAGAAGCTGTCGCGCTGCATGCCAGCGACACGGCGCAATCGTTCACGACCCAGTTCGCCGCCGCACAAAAGCAGATTACCGCCCTGCAAGAGGAACTGACGGTCACCACCGCAGCGTTCAACACGTTCAAACAGCAGATGGAGTCTCAGGACGGCGACTCATCCAAACGACCCGCCGCGACAGGTGGTCACGGCATGGAACAGACCGAGTTTTAA
- a CDS encoding phage major capsid protein, P2 family codes for MKKITRVAFDHYTARLQVLNDTASAASTFAVAPTIQQKLETKMQESSEFLGKINIIGVTELEGEKLGLGISGPVASRTNTSNKDRQTRDLTTLDGHKYRCEKTNFDTHIKYQTLDAWAKFPDFQSRIANTILKRQALDRMVIGFNGISIATDTDIVAHPMLEDVNKGWPQHFREQAPERVMQEGHTPGKMYIGSNADIIGDYVNLDAAVYDAIHLLDPWYQKDNGLVAIVGRALLHDKYFPLININQAPTETLAADIIVSQKRLGGLQAVSVPYFPDNAILITRFDNLSIYWQESARRRRVVDEAKRDRIENYESSNDAYVVEDFGLGAMIENIVLVDATTPKA; via the coding sequence TTGAAAAAAATTACCCGTGTCGCCTTTGACCATTACACCGCCCGCCTGCAAGTACTGAACGACACGGCCAGCGCCGCGTCGACCTTTGCCGTCGCCCCGACCATCCAACAAAAGCTGGAAACCAAGATGCAGGAGTCGAGCGAGTTTCTCGGCAAGATCAACATCATCGGGGTCACTGAATTAGAAGGCGAAAAGCTGGGCCTCGGCATCTCGGGACCGGTGGCCAGCCGCACCAACACATCCAATAAGGATCGCCAGACTCGCGACCTGACCACGCTCGACGGCCATAAATACCGCTGTGAAAAGACTAACTTTGATACCCATATCAAGTACCAGACCTTGGATGCATGGGCCAAATTTCCGGACTTCCAGAGTCGCATTGCGAACACCATTTTGAAACGTCAGGCGCTCGACCGCATGGTGATCGGTTTTAATGGCATCAGCATCGCCACCGATACGGATATCGTCGCCCATCCGATGTTGGAGGACGTGAACAAAGGCTGGCCGCAGCACTTCCGTGAACAAGCGCCCGAGCGCGTGATGCAAGAGGGTCATACCCCCGGCAAAATGTACATCGGCAGCAATGCCGACATCATCGGCGATTATGTCAATCTGGACGCCGCCGTATATGACGCAATCCACCTGCTCGATCCGTGGTACCAGAAAGACAATGGCTTAGTCGCCATCGTCGGTCGGGCACTGCTGCACGACAAATATTTTCCACTGATCAACATTAATCAGGCTCCGACCGAAACACTCGCCGCCGACATCATCGTCAGCCAAAAGCGCTTAGGCGGCTTGCAAGCGGTCAGCGTCCCATATTTCCCCGACAACGCGATCCTGATCACCCGCTTTGACAACTTGTCGATCTATTGGCAGGAGTCGGCCCGCCGCCGTCGCGTGGTCGATGAAGCCAAGCGTGACCGCATTGAAAACTACGAGTCGTCGAATGACGCGTATGTCGTCGAAGATTTTGGCCTCGGTGCGATGATAGAAAACATTGTGCTGGTTGACGCCACGACGCCGAAAGCATAA